A DNA window from Hydrogenophaga taeniospiralis contains the following coding sequences:
- a CDS encoding S49 family peptidase, producing MNDDDMGLPTGSSVDQGKGVAWERATLEKLVFATIREQQAARRWRLFSRLLWLAFFGFIAWMVYSANSVGASVSTPHTAVIEIRGEIASDAEASAENVIASLRSAFEDQGAQAVVLLIDSPGGSPVQAGIVNDEITRLKALHQKKVYAVVEETCASAAYYIAAAADGIYVDKASLVGSIGVLMDGFGFTGLMEKLGIERRLMTAGTNKAMLDPFSPQDEAQRAYIQGMLAEIHAQFIAVVKSGRGDRLKESPDTFSGLVWSGQQAVALGLADGLGSLDSVAREIVKAEDIVDYTQRENVGLRLARQLGASMGQGIFMAARSAGVQLK from the coding sequence ATGAACGACGACGACATGGGTCTGCCCACGGGCTCCAGTGTGGACCAGGGCAAGGGTGTGGCCTGGGAGCGTGCGACCCTCGAAAAGCTGGTTTTCGCCACCATCCGGGAGCAGCAGGCCGCGCGGCGCTGGAGGCTGTTCTCGCGCCTGCTGTGGCTGGCGTTCTTTGGCTTCATCGCCTGGATGGTTTACAGCGCGAACAGCGTTGGTGCGTCCGTGAGCACGCCCCACACGGCGGTGATCGAGATCCGGGGCGAGATTGCATCGGACGCCGAAGCCAGTGCGGAAAACGTGATCGCGTCCTTGCGCTCCGCCTTCGAAGACCAGGGCGCACAGGCGGTGGTCTTGCTGATCGATTCCCCCGGTGGCAGTCCGGTGCAGGCCGGCATCGTCAACGACGAAATCACACGTCTCAAGGCCTTGCACCAGAAAAAGGTCTATGCCGTTGTGGAAGAGACTTGTGCCTCGGCCGCGTACTACATCGCGGCCGCCGCCGACGGCATCTATGTGGACAAGGCCAGTCTGGTTGGCAGCATTGGCGTTCTCATGGACGGCTTTGGCTTCACTGGCTTGATGGAGAAGCTCGGCATCGAGCGCCGCCTGATGACGGCTGGCACCAACAAGGCCATGCTGGACCCGTTCAGCCCACAGGACGAAGCACAGCGTGCCTATATCCAGGGCATGCTGGCCGAGATTCACGCACAGTTCATTGCCGTGGTGAAAAGCGGCCGGGGGGATCGCCTCAAGGAGTCGCCCGACACCTTCAGTGGTCTGGTCTGGAGTGGTCAGCAGGCGGTGGCCCTGGGCCTGGCCGATGGGCTGGGCAGTCTGGATTCCGTGGCGCGCGAGATTGTCAAGGCGGAAGACATCGTGGACTACACGCAGCGCGAAAATGTCGGTCTGCGTCTGGCCAGGC
- a CDS encoding Rieske (2Fe-2S) protein: MPSLDSDPVFPLCGSGDLVDGGRAVSFDVVYAGQTCRAFAIRFKGQVHAYLNRCAHVAMEMDWQPERFFDDSGRWLLCATHGAIYQPDTGECQGGPCRGGLIKIALVERDGVVHWRSQYNLKPVEF; this comes from the coding sequence ATGCCATCTTTGGACAGCGATCCGGTTTTCCCGCTCTGTGGCAGCGGCGATCTCGTCGACGGAGGCCGGGCGGTTTCCTTTGACGTCGTGTATGCGGGGCAGACCTGTCGCGCGTTTGCCATCCGCTTCAAGGGGCAGGTCCATGCCTACCTCAACCGCTGTGCCCACGTGGCCATGGAAATGGACTGGCAGCCAGAGCGCTTCTTCGATGACAGTGGTCGCTGGCTGCTTTGCGCGACGCATGGTGCCATCTACCAGCCCGATACCGGTGAGTGTCAAGGTGGGCCGTGTCGGGGTGGCCTGATCAAGATCGCGCTGGTCGAGCGCGATGGCGTCGTGCATTGGCGGTCACAATACAACCTCAAACCTGTTGAATTCTGA
- a CDS encoding HAD family hydrolase translates to MRPRQFDLIAFDWDGTLFDSTAIITRCIQAAVRDVGGTVPSDQAASYVIGMGLMQALAHAAPDVPREKYAQLGERYRHHYLARQHDISLFEGVLPLLSELKSRHHWLTVATGKSRSGLNEALRAVELQGLFDGSRTADETAGKPSPVMLHELMREFDVAPERTLMIGDTTHDLQMALNAGCASIGVSYGAHGSEAFGALAPLHVAHSVRELHDWLSANA, encoded by the coding sequence ATGCGCCCGCGCCAATTTGATCTCATTGCCTTTGACTGGGATGGCACCCTTTTTGACTCCACCGCCATCATCACGCGCTGCATTCAGGCGGCTGTGCGCGACGTCGGTGGAACCGTGCCCAGTGATCAGGCCGCCAGCTACGTTATCGGCATGGGGCTCATGCAGGCGCTGGCCCATGCGGCGCCCGATGTGCCACGCGAGAAATACGCGCAGCTTGGGGAGCGTTACCGCCACCACTACCTGGCGCGTCAACACGACATCAGTCTCTTTGAAGGTGTGTTGCCTCTGCTGTCCGAACTCAAGAGCCGGCACCACTGGTTGACGGTGGCCACGGGAAAGAGCCGAAGCGGACTCAACGAGGCCTTGCGAGCCGTGGAGCTGCAGGGGCTGTTTGATGGTTCGCGCACGGCCGATGAAACCGCAGGCAAGCCCAGTCCGGTCATGTTGCACGAACTCATGCGCGAGTTTGACGTCGCACCCGAACGCACTTTGATGATTGGCGACACCACTCACGATCTGCAGATGGCGCTCAATGCGGGGTGTGCGAGCATTGGTGTGAGCTATGGGGCTCACGGGTCCGAAGCGTTTGGCGCGCTGGCCCCGTTGCATGTCGCGCATTCGGTGCGCGAGCTGCACGACTGGCTCAGTGCCAACGCCTGA
- a CDS encoding H-NS family nucleoid-associated regulatory protein, giving the protein MASYSELMAQAQSLMAQAEQARKDELSAVIADIKAKMKQFGITVADLGGATGGKKAGKSKSSAPAKYRGPNGELWAGGPGRKPEWVRAVLASGKSIEDFRI; this is encoded by the coding sequence ATGGCAAGCTATTCCGAACTCATGGCGCAGGCTCAATCCCTGATGGCGCAAGCCGAACAGGCACGCAAGGATGAACTGTCCGCTGTCATTGCCGACATCAAGGCCAAAATGAAACAATTTGGCATCACGGTGGCCGACCTGGGCGGCGCCACGGGTGGCAAGAAGGCAGGCAAGTCCAAGTCCAGTGCCCCGGCCAAGTACCGCGGTCCCAATGGCGAACTGTGGGCCGGTGGCCCGGGGCGCAAACCCGAATGGGTGCGCGCCGTGCTGGCTTCGGGCAAGAGCATCGAAGATTTTCGTATCTGA
- a CDS encoding RluA family pseudouridine synthase: MSFKSSTVAPVAVQYLTVDEESAGQRLDNFLIRVLKGVPKTHIYRIIRSGEVRRNKGRVGADDRVVAGDVLRIPPIRLSERAEEKAANPAPAREFPVVYEDDAFMAIDKPAGVAVHGGSGVSFGVIEQMRQARPQARLLELVHRLDRETSGILLIAKKKSALKALQDQFRERETGKTYLALVKGNWPANLKVLDQPLHKYLLADGERRVKVVGKDDPDGMRSLTLVKVARHIPAPAGLEAASPDGFSLLEVTIKTGRTHQIRVHLATAGYPIAGDDKYGDFELNRLLSRSGLKRMFLHAWRLRLSHPVSGAPLELQIELPPELEKWMQVEK, from the coding sequence TTGAGTTTCAAGTCTTCCACTGTGGCCCCCGTGGCCGTCCAATACCTCACCGTCGACGAAGAGTCGGCAGGTCAGCGGCTCGACAATTTCCTCATCCGGGTTCTCAAAGGGGTGCCCAAGACCCACATCTACCGCATCATCCGATCGGGCGAAGTGCGGCGCAACAAGGGACGGGTGGGCGCGGACGACAGAGTGGTTGCGGGCGACGTGTTGCGCATTCCCCCCATTCGGTTGTCCGAACGCGCTGAAGAAAAGGCCGCCAATCCCGCTCCGGCGCGCGAATTCCCCGTGGTGTACGAAGACGATGCATTCATGGCCATCGACAAACCCGCCGGCGTGGCGGTGCATGGTGGCAGTGGTGTCAGCTTTGGTGTGATCGAACAAATGCGGCAGGCACGACCGCAGGCCCGTCTGCTCGAATTGGTGCACCGGTTGGACCGGGAAACCAGTGGCATCCTGTTGATCGCCAAAAAGAAAAGCGCGCTCAAGGCATTGCAGGATCAGTTTCGTGAACGCGAAACCGGCAAAACCTATCTGGCGCTCGTCAAAGGCAACTGGCCCGCCAACCTCAAGGTGCTGGACCAGCCCCTGCACAAATACCTGCTGGCCGATGGCGAGCGGCGCGTCAAAGTGGTGGGCAAGGACGATCCGGATGGCATGCGATCGCTCACCTTGGTCAAGGTGGCTCGGCATATCCCAGCACCTGCGGGTCTTGAAGCCGCATCGCCCGATGGGTTCAGTCTCCTGGAAGTCACCATCAAGACGGGACGCACGCACCAGATCCGGGTGCACCTGGCCACGGCGGGATATCCGATTGCAGGCGATGACAAGTACGGTGATTTCGAACTCAATCGACTATTGAGCAGATCGGGGCTCAAGCGCATGTTTCTCCACGCCTGGCGGCTCCGGCTGTCGCATCCGGTCTCCGGGGCGCCATTGGAGTTACAAATTGAATTGCCCCCGGAGCTTGAAAAATGGATGCAGGTTGAAAAATAG
- a CDS encoding Rne/Rng family ribonuclease, with protein sequence MKRMLINATQAEERRLAIVDGQKLLDYEIEIEGREQRKGNIYKAVVTRVEPSLEACFVDYGEERHGFLPFKEISRQYFAAGVPVNQARINDVIKEGQELLVQVEKEERGNKGAALTTFVSLAGRYVVLMPNNPRGGGVSRRIEGEDRQDLKAALDQLEYPNGMSIIARTAGIGREAPELQWDLNYLLKLWNAIDGAAKGGKGAYLIYQESSLVIRAIRDYFNSDIGEILIDTDDIFEQAHQFMSHVMPEHGHRVKRYRDDAPLFSRFQIEHQIETAYSRTVNLPSGGAIVIDQTEALVAVDVNSARAIKGGDIEETATRTNLEAADEVARQARLRDLGGLIVIDFIDMEESKNRREVENRLRDALRQDRARVQFGAISKFGLLEMSRQRLKPMLSEGSSIPCPRCGGSGHIRDTESSALQILRIIQEESLKDSTAAVLVQVPVEVASFLLNEKRTEITKIELKQRINVLLVPNKSLDTPNYKLERLKHDDPRLDNLDASYKLADEVDDVASFTRRSQERTNKQEPVIKGVLPDGPAPVAAPKPEVPVAAAPVAPAPVAPAAKAPAPAEKGFFGWLKSLFGGASEPTPAVTEKPAVAPAAKAGDREQRPDGRRDGGRDGRGRGGRNGAEGRTPREGREGGRGGRGGEGRGVEGRPESREGREGGRNGERRGEGRVEGRGEGRGEARGESRGEGRNGGRRDNRREAAPVDAVQGAEQLLNAAPTAGTETPEAAEAQRRERRPRNDNRRRPQEGTDAAPQGLNEAAAQRVEQDAQANAEASAPTAEGGDADNGGQRVPRERRSRDRYGRDRRERAPRDAAAPEGDDGTTSSAPVNPSEDAVSEAPVRSSYFSLPVEPNPAQAVVAPVVEVVEPVVEPVPVLAAAPAPRPVPAPVARSSAAPAPAAAPVARGLPKVQPFTVSIDELNQVAHASGLEWINSNADKVAQVQAAIAAEPKPIHVPREIKPVVLPDDGPLVLVETRKDLRNMPLPFETQ encoded by the coding sequence ATGAAACGGATGTTGATCAACGCCACGCAGGCCGAAGAGCGCCGCCTGGCGATCGTGGACGGGCAAAAACTGCTCGACTACGAAATCGAAATCGAAGGGCGCGAACAGCGCAAGGGCAACATCTACAAGGCGGTGGTGACGCGCGTCGAACCCTCGCTGGAAGCCTGCTTCGTCGACTACGGCGAAGAGCGCCACGGTTTCCTGCCATTCAAGGAAATTTCGCGCCAGTATTTCGCCGCCGGTGTGCCCGTCAACCAGGCGCGCATCAACGACGTGATCAAGGAAGGCCAGGAACTGCTGGTCCAGGTGGAAAAGGAAGAGCGCGGCAACAAGGGCGCGGCACTGACCACCTTCGTCAGCCTGGCCGGCCGCTATGTGGTGCTGATGCCCAACAACCCGCGCGGGGGCGGTGTGAGCCGTCGCATCGAAGGCGAAGACCGCCAGGATCTCAAGGCCGCGCTCGACCAGCTGGAATACCCCAACGGCATGAGCATCATCGCGCGCACCGCCGGTATCGGCCGTGAAGCGCCCGAGCTGCAGTGGGACCTGAACTACCTGCTCAAGCTGTGGAACGCCATCGACGGCGCCGCCAAGGGCGGCAAGGGCGCCTACCTGATCTACCAGGAATCGAGCCTGGTGATCCGTGCCATCCGCGACTACTTCAACAGCGACATCGGCGAGATCCTGATCGACACCGACGACATCTTCGAGCAGGCGCACCAGTTCATGAGCCACGTGATGCCCGAGCATGGGCACCGTGTGAAGCGTTACCGCGACGACGCACCGCTGTTCTCGCGCTTCCAGATCGAACACCAGATCGAGACCGCCTACAGCCGCACGGTGAATCTGCCTTCGGGTGGCGCCATCGTGATCGACCAGACCGAAGCGCTGGTGGCGGTGGACGTGAACTCGGCGCGCGCCATCAAGGGCGGCGACATCGAAGAGACCGCCACCCGCACCAACCTCGAAGCCGCCGACGAAGTGGCGCGCCAGGCCCGCCTGCGCGACCTTGGCGGCCTGATCGTGATCGACTTCATCGACATGGAAGAGTCGAAGAACCGCCGCGAAGTGGAAAACCGCCTGCGCGACGCGCTGCGCCAGGACCGTGCCCGTGTGCAGTTCGGTGCCATCAGCAAGTTCGGCCTGCTTGAAATGAGCCGCCAGCGTCTGAAGCCCATGCTCAGCGAAGGCTCGTCCATCCCCTGCCCGCGCTGCGGTGGCTCGGGCCACATCCGCGACACCGAGAGCTCGGCGCTGCAGATCCTGCGCATCATCCAGGAAGAATCGCTCAAGGACAGCACGGCCGCCGTGCTGGTGCAGGTGCCGGTTGAAGTGGCCAGCTTCCTGCTCAACGAGAAGCGCACCGAGATCACCAAGATCGAACTCAAGCAGCGCATCAACGTGCTGCTGGTGCCCAACAAGTCGCTGGACACCCCCAACTACAAGCTCGAACGCCTCAAGCACGACGACCCGCGTCTGGACAACCTGGATGCCAGTTACAAGCTGGCCGACGAGGTGGACGACGTGGCCAGCTTCACGCGCCGCAGCCAGGAACGCACCAACAAGCAGGAGCCGGTGATCAAGGGCGTGCTGCCCGACGGTCCCGCTCCCGTAGCAGCCCCCAAGCCGGAAGTGCCTGTGGCTGCAGCCCCCGTGGCCCCAGCGCCTGTAGCACCCGCGGCCAAGGCCCCGGCACCGGCCGAAAAGGGTTTCTTTGGCTGGCTCAAGAGCCTGTTTGGTGGCGCCTCGGAACCGACTCCAGCGGTTACCGAGAAGCCCGCCGTGGCACCGGCCGCCAAGGCCGGAGACCGCGAACAGCGCCCCGATGGTCGCCGTGATGGCGGCCGCGACGGCCGCGGCCGTGGAGGTCGCAACGGTGCCGAGGGCCGCACCCCGCGCGAAGGCCGCGAAGGTGGCCGTGGTGGACGCGGTGGCGAAGGCCGCGGCGTGGAAGGCCGCCCGGAAAGCCGTGAGGGCCGCGAAGGTGGCCGCAACGGCGAACGCCGTGGCGAGGGCCGGGTAGAGGGTCGCGGCGAAGGCCGTGGTGAAGCACGCGGTGAATCCCGTGGCGAGGGCCGCAACGGTGGCCGCCGGGACAACCGCCGCGAGGCCGCGCCGGTCGACGCCGTGCAAGGCGCTGAACAGCTGCTGAACGCCGCACCGACCGCGGGCACCGAAACGCCTGAAGCAGCCGAAGCCCAGCGGCGCGAACGCCGCCCACGCAACGACAACCGCCGCCGCCCACAGGAGGGCACCGATGCGGCGCCGCAAGGTCTGAACGAAGCCGCCGCCCAGCGCGTGGAACAGGACGCTCAGGCCAATGCCGAAGCTTCGGCACCCACTGCCGAAGGCGGTGATGCCGACAACGGTGGCCAGCGCGTGCCCCGTGAACGCCGCAGCCGCGACCGCTATGGCCGTGACCGCCGCGAACGTGCTCCGCGCGATGCCGCCGCGCCGGAAGGCGACGACGGCACCACTTCGAGCGCCCCGGTGAACCCGAGCGAGGACGCCGTGTCCGAGGCTCCGGTGCGCAGCAGCTACTTCAGCCTGCCGGTGGAGCCCAACCCCGCCCAGGCCGTCGTGGCACCGGTGGTGGAGGTGGTTGAACCCGTGGTCGAACCGGTTCCCGTGCTGGCCGCCGCGCCGGCGCCCCGCCCGGTGCCCGCCCCCGTGGCACGCAGCAGCGCTGCTCCCGCTCCTGCGGCGGCTCCCGTGGCCCGTGGCCTGCCCAAGGTGCAGCCGTTCACGGTGTCGATCGACGAGCTGAACCAGGTGGCTCATGCCAGCGGTCTGGAGTGGATCAACTCCAACGCCGACAAGGTGGCCCAGGTGCAGGCGGCCATTGCCGCCGAACCCAAGCCGATCCATGTGCCGCGCGAGATCAAGCCGGTGGTACTGCCCGACGACGGTCCGCTGGTGTTGGTGGAGACGCGCAAGGACCTGCGCAACATGCCACTGCCGTTCGAAACCCAGTGA
- a CDS encoding heme biosynthesis HemY N-terminal domain-containing protein: MRSVFWLLGLATLAVALALLVGHNAATLTLFWPPYRFDVSFNFVLFALVAGFVLLHLALRAFGALRDLPAKAQRWRSQQIERAVVGAVMDALSLQLSGRFVRAQASAQQALDQLKSSPSTSWPRRDQLQLLAHLLLAESAQSLQNRERRDTNLQAALHPRLTRSAPEAVEGALLRAVRWAVEDRDYDAARSRLAELPQGAARRTQALRLKLRVARLGGATAEALETARLLAKHRAFSPEASRSIVRGLVLDALHEAHDLPQLQEVWNGLDASEHAVPELALAAAQRANQLVTDPLVGESDRVQAADLARTWLDPVWQGFEALDAGQQRQLVLALEPGLPQLDATWLARLEQAQRQLPNNAYLQYLAGQACMQRQLWGKAAQLLGQASHSLLEPTLLRRTWCALALLAEERGDEATAQGAWKKAALLN, translated from the coding sequence ATGCGCAGTGTGTTCTGGCTGCTCGGGCTGGCCACGCTGGCCGTGGCGCTGGCCCTGCTGGTCGGACACAACGCGGCCACGCTCACGCTCTTCTGGCCGCCCTACCGCTTTGACGTTTCCTTCAACTTCGTGTTGTTTGCCCTGGTCGCGGGCTTTGTGCTGTTGCACCTGGCCCTGCGGGCCTTCGGAGCCCTGCGCGACTTGCCCGCGAAGGCGCAGCGCTGGCGCAGCCAGCAGATCGAGCGGGCGGTGGTGGGCGCCGTGATGGACGCCTTGTCGCTCCAGCTGTCGGGCCGGTTCGTGCGAGCCCAGGCGTCGGCCCAGCAGGCGCTGGACCAGCTGAAATCCTCCCCATCGACCTCCTGGCCCCGGCGTGATCAGTTGCAATTGCTGGCGCATCTGCTGTTGGCCGAGAGTGCGCAGTCGCTGCAGAACCGCGAACGGCGCGATACCAACCTGCAGGCCGCACTGCACCCCAGACTGACTCGCAGTGCGCCCGAGGCCGTCGAAGGCGCGCTGTTGCGCGCCGTGCGCTGGGCGGTGGAAGACCGCGACTACGATGCCGCGCGCAGCCGCCTGGCCGAACTGCCGCAGGGCGCGGCGCGTCGTACCCAGGCGCTGCGCCTGAAGCTGCGTGTCGCGCGGCTCGGTGGGGCCACCGCCGAAGCGCTGGAAACAGCGCGCCTGTTGGCCAAGCACCGTGCGTTTTCGCCCGAGGCTTCGCGCAGCATCGTGCGAGGGCTGGTGCTCGATGCCTTGCACGAGGCGCACGACCTGCCGCAGTTGCAGGAGGTCTGGAACGGGCTGGACGCCAGCGAGCACGCTGTGCCCGAACTGGCGCTGGCGGCTGCGCAACGCGCCAACCAACTGGTGACCGATCCGTTGGTCGGCGAGTCCGACCGTGTGCAGGCCGCGGACCTGGCCCGGACCTGGCTGGATCCGGTGTGGCAGGGGTTCGAGGCCCTGGATGCAGGACAGCAGCGCCAGCTGGTGCTGGCACTGGAACCGGGCCTCCCCCAGCTCGACGCCACCTGGTTGGCACGCCTGGAGCAGGCCCAGCGCCAGTTGCCCAACAACGCCTACCTGCAATACCTCGCCGGGCAGGCCTGCATGCAGCGCCAGCTCTGGGGCAAGGCCGCCCAGTTGCTGGGTCAGGCGAGCCACAGCCTGCTTGAGCCCACCCTGCTGCGCCGCACCTGGTGTGCCTTGGCCCTGCTGGCCGAAGAACGGGGCGACGAGGCCACCGCGCAGGGGGCCTGGAAAAAGGCCGCTTTGCTGAACTGA
- a CDS encoding uroporphyrinogen-III C-methyltransferase: MSQTQPDTPLSAPSAAGGAASVMPTAAPRSGRWAAVLAMVLATLALIMSGLLWEKLGSTQQELARRSQDSATQAADARRLAAQAEALTQELQARLAVAEVRLSEVSLQRSQLEELMLTLSRSRDDNLVQDLESALRLAQQQAQLTGTAQPLISALQAADQRIARAAQPRLNPVQRAIARDIDRIQKAPLADIPGLVLRLDELARQVDEWPVLNEVGPRARVAGAAKSAAPKAGKAAPEKPAAPAASMAGSDATATASTEALPSSDGDAPSQGWDRVSLAWQSLWARIWADVTRSGRELVRVSRIDRPEAALMAPEQAFFLRENLKLKLLNARLGLLARHLTSSQADVKAVEAALARYFETTSPLVGGARSALAQLRKDLVDNELPRPDETLAALAAAAGGR, translated from the coding sequence ATGAGCCAGACCCAACCCGATACCCCTCTTTCCGCGCCTTCCGCCGCAGGCGGCGCGGCCTCGGTGATGCCCACCGCGGCACCGCGCTCCGGTCGCTGGGCGGCGGTGCTGGCCATGGTGCTGGCGACCCTGGCATTGATCATGAGTGGCCTGTTGTGGGAAAAGCTCGGGTCCACCCAGCAGGAACTTGCGCGGCGCAGCCAGGACAGCGCAACGCAGGCCGCGGACGCGCGCCGATTGGCCGCGCAGGCCGAGGCCCTGACGCAGGAGCTGCAGGCCCGGCTGGCGGTGGCCGAGGTGCGGCTGTCCGAGGTGAGCCTACAGCGCAGCCAGCTCGAAGAGCTGATGCTCACGCTCTCGCGTTCGCGCGACGACAACCTGGTCCAGGACCTGGAGTCGGCGCTGCGCTTGGCGCAGCAGCAGGCCCAGCTCACCGGCACGGCCCAGCCGCTGATCTCCGCGCTGCAGGCGGCCGACCAGCGCATCGCTCGCGCAGCCCAACCCCGTCTGAACCCGGTGCAGCGCGCCATTGCGCGGGACATCGACCGCATCCAGAAGGCCCCGCTGGCCGACATTCCTGGCTTGGTTCTGCGGCTGGACGAACTGGCGCGCCAGGTGGATGAATGGCCCGTCCTCAACGAGGTGGGGCCTCGCGCCCGTGTGGCGGGGGCAGCCAAAAGCGCCGCGCCCAAGGCGGGCAAAGCGGCGCCAGAGAAGCCAGCGGCTCCCGCGGCAAGCATGGCGGGCAGCGATGCCACCGCGACCGCATCGACCGAGGCCTTGCCGTCCTCCGATGGCGATGCGCCGAGCCAGGGCTGGGACCGGGTGTCGCTGGCCTGGCAGTCCCTCTGGGCCCGCATCTGGGCCGACGTCACGCGCAGTGGGCGCGAACTGGTGCGCGTCAGTCGCATCGACCGCCCGGAAGCCGCCCTGATGGCGCCCGAACAGGCGTTTTTCCTGCGCGAAAACCTCAAGCTCAAATTGCTCAACGCCCGCCTGGGCTTGCTGGCCCGGCACCTCACGTCGAGTCAGGCCGATGTCAAGGCGGTGGAGGCGGCCCTGGCGCGCTATTTCGAAACCACCTCGCCGCTGGTGGGGGGCGCGCGGAGCGCGCTCGCGCAACTGCGCAAGGATCTGGTGGACAACGAGCTGCCGCGTCCCGACGAAACCTTGGCCGCGCTGGCCGCCGCCGCTGGAGGACGCTGA
- a CDS encoding uroporphyrinogen-III synthase codes for MTAAPVQRPEASPLERLIVTRPASEAAVWVEALGAQGWPAQALPLIEITDPHDPAQLATLAHWRAHWFEADAIMFVSAAAVGHFWSPAMPARAPDAMHTRFWAPGPGTARVLAQALAPLGLGVTQIDAPPADAAQFDSEALWPVVAPQLRGGALVLIVRGASPDAPAEPGAGALAGNGRDWLIRRCEAAGARVDACVAYERHAPLWDSVQRAQVDAASAAGSVWLFSSSEALEHLHAAAPEQDWSSAAALATHPRIAATARAIGFGRVMETRPALLDVLRTLESNWSRP; via the coding sequence TTGACCGCGGCACCCGTCCAGCGGCCCGAGGCGAGCCCGCTGGAGCGGCTCATCGTCACGCGGCCTGCGTCGGAGGCCGCTGTCTGGGTGGAGGCCCTGGGGGCCCAGGGCTGGCCGGCGCAGGCCCTGCCGCTGATCGAGATCACCGATCCCCACGACCCGGCGCAGCTGGCCACGCTGGCGCACTGGCGGGCCCATTGGTTTGAGGCCGACGCCATCATGTTCGTCAGCGCCGCCGCGGTCGGCCACTTCTGGTCGCCGGCCATGCCCGCGCGAGCGCCCGACGCAATGCACACCCGGTTCTGGGCCCCGGGGCCCGGTACCGCGCGCGTGCTCGCCCAGGCGCTGGCGCCGCTGGGCCTGGGGGTTACGCAGATCGACGCCCCGCCGGCCGATGCGGCGCAGTTCGATTCCGAGGCCCTGTGGCCGGTGGTCGCGCCGCAGCTGCGTGGCGGCGCCCTGGTGTTGATCGTGCGTGGCGCGTCCCCGGATGCGCCAGCCGAGCCGGGCGCTGGTGCGCTGGCCGGCAACGGCCGTGACTGGCTGATCCGCCGCTGTGAAGCTGCGGGCGCCCGGGTGGACGCCTGCGTGGCTTACGAGCGCCATGCGCCGCTGTGGGACAGTGTCCAACGTGCACAGGTCGACGCCGCCAGCGCCGCCGGCAGCGTCTGGCTGTTCAGCAGTTCGGAGGCGCTGGAGCACCTGCACGCCGCCGCACCCGAACAGGACTGGTCAAGCGCGGCAGCGCTGGCCACGCACCCCCGCATCGCGGCCACCGCGCGCGCGATCGGCTTTGGCCGGGTGATGGAAACCCGCCCGGCCCTGCTCGACGTGCTGCGCACTCTAGAATCGAACTGGAGCCGCCCATGA
- the hemC gene encoding hydroxymethylbilane synthase, whose protein sequence is MSNTPPALSITIATRESRLALWQAEHVKALLEQRGHRVNLLGMTTKGDQILDRSLSKVGGKGLFVKELEVALEEGRADMAVHSLKDVPMDLPEGFVLACVMEREDPRDAWVSSACASLAELPQGAVVGTSSLRRLVLLREALDALGRADVRIEPLRGNLDTRLRKLDEGQYHAIVLAAAGLKRLGLSGRIRHVFEPADSLPAAGQGALGIEVRADRPDLIEALAPLVHLPTWYRVAAERTVSRAMGGSCSMPLAAYAQWEAAGSGQLRLDAAWGDPDGLQGVVRVSEQAPVRDLAQAEALGQRVAEALRAAGAQPPAVEV, encoded by the coding sequence ATTTCAAACACCCCCCCCGCGCTGTCCATCACCATCGCCACCCGGGAAAGCCGTCTCGCCTTGTGGCAGGCCGAGCACGTCAAGGCGCTGCTGGAGCAACGGGGGCACCGGGTGAACCTGCTGGGCATGACCACCAAGGGCGACCAGATCCTGGACCGCAGCCTGTCCAAGGTGGGTGGCAAGGGGCTCTTCGTGAAAGAGCTGGAGGTGGCTCTTGAAGAGGGGCGTGCCGACATGGCCGTGCATTCGCTCAAGGACGTCCCGATGGACCTGCCCGAGGGTTTCGTGCTGGCCTGCGTGATGGAGCGCGAGGACCCGCGCGACGCCTGGGTGTCTTCGGCGTGCGCTTCGCTGGCCGAGCTGCCCCAGGGCGCGGTGGTGGGCACCTCCAGCCTGCGCCGTCTGGTGCTGTTGCGTGAAGCGCTCGACGCGCTTGGCCGTGCCGACGTGCGCATCGAGCCGCTGCGCGGCAATCTGGACACCCGCCTGCGCAAGCTCGACGAAGGCCAGTACCACGCCATCGTGCTGGCCGCCGCCGGCCTCAAGCGCCTGGGCTTGTCCGGGCGCATCCGCCACGTTTTTGAACCCGCCGATTCCTTGCCCGCCGCCGGGCAGGGCGCGCTGGGCATCGAGGTGCGGGCCGACCGGCCCGATCTCATCGAGGCACTGGCGCCGCTGGTGCACCTGCCCACCTGGTACCGCGTGGCGGCCGAGCGCACGGTGTCGCGTGCCATGGGCGGCAGTTGCTCCATGCCGCTGGCGGCCTATGCCCAGTGGGAAGCGGCCGGGTCGGGCCAGCTGCGGCTCGACGCCGCCTGGGGCGACCCCGACGGCCTGCAAGGTGTGGTGCGGGTGAGCGAGCAGGCTCCGGTGCGCGATCTGGCGCAGGCCGAGGCTCTGGGCCAGCGTGTGGCCGAGGCCCTGCGCGCGGCCGGTGCCCAGCCTCCCGCCGTGGAGGTTTGA